The DNA sequence TCGTGCTGAGGAGCTCGCTTTGGCGATGGAGGCTCGTGGCTATCGAGGTGGTGTCGGGAGGACGAGGCTGAATAAGCTGGCTTTTTCCTGGCGGGATACATGCGTGGTTGTGGCAGGTGTTCTCTTGATGGTTGTGATAGGGTGGTGGCGTTCTTGAGAAGGCTCAAATGTGTCGTAGCTTACGACGGTACCGATTTTAGTGGCTTTCAGGTGCAGCCTGATCAAGTAACGGTACAGGGAGAGATCGAAGCAGCCCTGCAGCGAATCACGGGCGAGGAGGCCCAGATAGCTGGTTCTGGGCGTACCGATGCGGGTGTCCATGCGCGTGGTCAGGTCATTCATTTTGATACGGCTAGCAACATTCCATTGGAAAAATGGGGTTTTGTGCTGAACAATCAATTGCCTGACTCGATTGTGGTTCGCTCGATCGAAGAGGCGGAGACGACCTTTCACGCCCGTTTTGATGTACAGGTAAAGGAATACCGCTATTGTATCGATAACAACCCTGTAGCAGATGTATTTCGTCATCGGTACGCGGATCATATTCGCTTTCCGCTCGATGTAGAGGCCATGCAACAGGCTGCCCACCATTTGGAGGGGGAACACGACTTTACTTCTTTTTGCTCGGCGAAGACCTATGTGGAGGACAAAGTCCGGACCGTCTATGGATTGACCGTCGAGCGCTTGGGGAATGAGGTCTGGGTGACCTGCCGGGGGAATGGCTTTTTGTACAATATGGTGAGAATCATAGTAGGAACATTGGTGGAAGTCGGGCAAGGCAAACGTCAGCCCGATGAGCTTCAGGACATTCTCGTAGCCTGTGATCGGGAAATGGCTGGTAAAACAGCACCCGCTAAAGGATTAACGATGTGGGAAGTCGTCTACTAGCAATTCAATTTCCAATTAATAGAGCAGGTGTAGGCACTTGACTCTGACCCATCACATGTAGTACGATAATCCTTGGTATTTTAACCCCGCTAGCCCCACTCTAGCCCCGGGATTGAAAGACAAGTTCGTGATGAAACACCTGGAAGAGTTGCTCACCCGTTACGAAGCAATAACTTCCATTTGCAAGTTTCGGTTGTATTGGTTATAAGTAAATGTGAATGTGTAAGGTAAGATACTTAGGAGGGACAAACATGCGTACCACATATATGGCGAAACCGCTCGAAGTTGAGCGTAAATGGTACATCGTTGACGCAGAAGGTCAAACGCTTGGCCGTCTGGCTAGCGAAGTAGCTTCGATCCTGCGCGGCAAACTGAAACCTGAATTTACTCCTCACGTTGATGCTGGCGATTTCGTAATCGTAATCAACGCTGACAAAGTAAAACTGACAGGTAAAAAATTGCAAGACAAAATCTACTACACTCACTCCCTGTATCCAGGTGGTTTGAAAAAGACCACTGCTGGCGACATGCTGAACAAGAGACCAGATCGTCTGTTCGAACTGGCTGTAAAAGGCATGCTGCCTAAAAACAGCCTGGGACGTCAAATGTTCACCAAGCTGAAAGTATACGCTGGAACTGAGCACCCGCATGCAGCACAAAAACCAGAAGTTTGGCAAATTCGCGGTTAAGGTAAAGGGAGGAAATATACGTGGCACAAGTACAATACTACGGTACAGGTCGTCGTAAGCACTCCGTTGCACGCGTTCGCCTGGTTCCAGGTGAAGGTCGCATTGTGATCAACAAGCGTGAAATGGACACTTACTTTGGTTTGGAAACACTGAAATTGATCGTAAAACAACCACTCGTTCTGACTGAAACCCTCGGTCGTTACGATGTTCTGGTTAACGTAAACGGCGGCGGAACCACTGGTCAAGCTGGTGCAATCCGTCACGGCGTAGCTCGCGCTCTGTTGAAAGCAGATCCGGAACTGCGCGGCGCTCTGAAACGCGCTGGCTTCCTGACTCGCGATCCTCGTATGAAAGAGCGTAAAAAATACGGCTTGAAAGCAGCTCGTCGCGCACCTCAATTCTCCAAGCGCTAATTGCTGTTGCTGGATTCAACCCCTTGTCTGTTTACAGGCAGGGGGTTTTCCTTTGTCCTCATGGTCATAATTGGCCAGCTTTGTCCATATGATGGATACGAGAATGGGACAAAGGGGACGATACACGGTGACACGAAAAGGGATTGGCTGGATTTTGGCTTTCGCCTTACTGGTGGTGTTGTTCACCTATGAAACGCCTGATCGCTCCTCCTGGACGGCGTGGTCGCTTCCACTGGCTGGGACAGTGATTGCCATTGATGCCGGACATGGAGGGAAGGACGGAGGCGCAACATCTTCATCGGGAGACGTAGTGGAAAAGGACGTCACACTTGCGATAAGCATGTATTTGCGCGACTTTCTGCAACAGTCAGGCGCTTATGTCGTCATGACCAGGGAAGAGGACAAGGATTTGGCTTCGCCCGACGCGGATTCTAACCGGAAGCGCAAGTCAGAGGATATTCGCAATCGGGTCAAACTCGTCAACGAGAACACACCGGATTTTCTCATCAGTATTCACGTAAATGCGATCCCGTCGCCTAAATGGTCTGGTGCACAAACCTTTTACTCACCGGCTTACAAGAAAAGCGAAGAGATGTCATACCTCATCCAGGATGAGATCAAGCGTGTGATGGGGAACACAAATCGAGTACCCAGCAAGACAGAAAACGTTTTTCTCATTCGGGAAGTGACAT is a window from the Brevibacillus choshinensis genome containing:
- the truA gene encoding tRNA pseudouridine(38-40) synthase TruA; this encodes MRRLKCVVAYDGTDFSGFQVQPDQVTVQGEIEAALQRITGEEAQIAGSGRTDAGVHARGQVIHFDTASNIPLEKWGFVLNNQLPDSIVVRSIEEAETTFHARFDVQVKEYRYCIDNNPVADVFRHRYADHIRFPLDVEAMQQAAHHLEGEHDFTSFCSAKTYVEDKVRTVYGLTVERLGNEVWVTCRGNGFLYNMVRIIVGTLVEVGQGKRQPDELQDILVACDREMAGKTAPAKGLTMWEVVY
- the rplM gene encoding 50S ribosomal protein L13; this encodes MRTTYMAKPLEVERKWYIVDAEGQTLGRLASEVASILRGKLKPEFTPHVDAGDFVIVINADKVKLTGKKLQDKIYYTHSLYPGGLKKTTAGDMLNKRPDRLFELAVKGMLPKNSLGRQMFTKLKVYAGTEHPHAAQKPEVWQIRG
- the rpsI gene encoding 30S ribosomal protein S9, producing MAQVQYYGTGRRKHSVARVRLVPGEGRIVINKREMDTYFGLETLKLIVKQPLVLTETLGRYDVLVNVNGGGTTGQAGAIRHGVARALLKADPELRGALKRAGFLTRDPRMKERKKYGLKAARRAPQFSKR
- the cwlD gene encoding N-acetylmuramoyl-L-alanine amidase CwlD, encoding MTRKGIGWILAFALLVVLFTYETPDRSSWTAWSLPLAGTVIAIDAGHGGKDGGATSSSGDVVEKDVTLAISMYLRDFLQQSGAYVVMTREEDKDLASPDADSNRKRKSEDIRNRVKLVNENTPDFLISIHVNAIPSPKWSGAQTFYSPAYKKSEEMSYLIQDEIKRVMGNTNRVPSKTENVFLIREVTCPAVLVEVGFVSNTQEAKQLQSVDYQKAMANAIYQGILRQYSGEKALITP